Genomic DNA from Alkalihalobacterium alkalinitrilicum:
TCCTTTAGCAAGTACTTGATTGACTAAGCCAATTTCCTTAGCTTCTTGTGCAGTAAGAGGGTCTCCTAAGAACATTAATTCTTTTGCTTTAGCTTCCCCGACTAATCTTGGTAAACGTTGTGTTCCGCCTCCACCAGGAAACAAACCTAATTTCACTTCAGGTAAACCAATTTGAGCATGATCTTCGGCAATACGAATATCGCATGTTAGTGCAAGTTCACAACCTCCACCAAATGTAATCCCATTTAACATAGCAATTGTTGGCTTTGCCATTTCATCTATTTGGTTTAATACTCTATGAGACTCAAGGTTCATAGCTTTTAACTCATCTTCATTCATATGCAACCATTGCGGGAATTCTTTAATGTCAGCCCCTGCCATAAATGCACGTTCACCTGCACCAGTTAAAATGACAACAATAACTTCAGGATCTTCTGATAAAGCTGAAAACACTTCTCCTAATTCTCTAGTTACCTGTCCACTTAAAACGTTCATTGGTGGATTATCTATTGTTACCGTTGCAACTCCTTCTGCTTTTTCATAACGAACTAATTTTTCCATAACCATTTCCTCCTCAATTATCTGTTATATTTTATAGTACACTTTATTAATGCAATATTTATGCCAAGCATTATAAAGTGAAACCATCCAGCAGTGAAGGTTTTCCTCTTCCCAACTGATGGTTAGTTAACCAATCGGGCACTTACTGGCAGTTTATCCCCCACTTATCCTTCTTTGCTTCCTCGAAGTCTTGAAGTGGGGGTTTTATTGCCTGTTGATGCGGGATAAAATGGATAACTAAACCAACTTCTTAGTTTTTAAAATATTAGTTTACTAGTAATTTGCTTAGTAACGACATCTAGTGTTCTTACAATTAATGTATCCCATTTAGTAGATTTATCATTTTATAAATATGAAGATATTGAAAAGTGTTTGAAAAAAATACAATAAAGAAAGCGAAGTTGTTTATTTTTGATACGGATACACGATTATTCAGTTCTCACAAAAGATAAATCGAGTAGAGGAAAAATAAGTTAACTTATTTTCGCCCCTCTCACAGCACCGTACGTACGGGTCTCGTATACGGCGCTTCAATTTATATTACAGTGTGTACTTTTAGATAACGTTCTAGAGCAGAGGGTACGCCTCTCTGCTTTAGTCTTTTGTTTGAGATTGCTCTTTGAACTACTTTTGATAGACCGATATATCGGTAACCTTTTCGGCAAAAGGTTAATCCTTTTGCTTCTTCCTCGGGTATTCCTAGTTGAACGAGCGATTTAATTTGTTTTCTAGGCACCTTCCATTGTTTCCAAATGATTACCCTTATTCTAGAGCGTAACTTCTCATCTATTCGTTGCGTAACTTTCTTCATATTGCAAATCCTAAAGTAATTGACCCAGCCCAAGATAACTTGTTTGAGTTTCAATATACGATAGTCTAACGGAACGCTCCAGTTTCGCTTTGTTAGTTGTCGAAGCTTCCTTTGAAATTTCTGTACTGAAATTAGGTGAGGTTTCACTTGATATCGCTTATTACTAAAGTCATAATAGTACCCGAAACCTAAGAACTTTAAATCTTTCGGGTGTGAGATTTTACTTTTTTCAGCGTTGACTATTAATCCTAATTTCTCTTCTATAAATCTTACGATTGATTTCATCACTCTGTTCGCTGCTTTTTCGCTTTTCATAAAGATAAGCGAGTGAGTAGACCGAGGGAACCTCCCCCTCAGTCTCTCTCAGAACCGTACGTGAACCTCTCAGCTCATACGGCTCCCATTATTCATTGCCGGTAGTAATCCATATTTCCAATGCGCAAATAATTTGCGTTCTCGCCGAGCAATAGCTCCTAACCAATATTCTGCTCTTCTTCGATATTTTCGCTTCTTGTATTTTCGGCGAACCCATTTTACCAAGCAGCTATTGATGTAACGCAATACACTATACATTTCTGATTTATAGAAATGTCCATAATAATTACTCCATCCTTGGATTTTCTTATTAAACATGTTGGAAATATCCTGCAGAGTTTTATCTGCTTTGAGCTGTAATCGCCAACTTCTCACTTCTTTTCTGATTGCTTTCTTTGCCTTATCAGCAATAGCTGGTAAGAAGTTTGTGAAGAATTTTCCATATTTGTTCTTTGAGTGTCTTGGTCGAAATGTGTATCCGAGAAAATCAAAAGTAATAGTCGGATAGTTCCGTTGTCTATCATCATCTTTACAGTAGACAATTTTCGTTTTCTCCAAGTTCAACTCCAATCCACATAATTGAAATCTTTCTTCCAGTCTTCGTTGAAGATATTTTGCTTGTTTCAATGAAGTACAATGTGCTATTCCATCATCGGCGTATCTTGCCCAAGGAATACTTGGAAATTCCTTCGCCATAACATCATCAAATGTATAATGAAGAAATAGATTCGAAGAACTGGACTGATGCCTCCTCCTTGCGGAGTGCCAGAAGTTCGCTCTGCTAACGTCCCGTCCTCCATTTGAAAAGGGGTAGTTAGCCATCTTTGTATATATAAGATGACCCATTCTTGATTTGTATGTCGTTTTACCATTTCAATGAGGTAATCATGTCGGATATTATCAAACAGTCCCTTAATATCGAACTCTAGCACCCAGTCTTTTCGCCCACATCTTTTCCTTGTAGCCTCCATCGCTTGGATTGCCGATTTGTTTGGTCGGTATCCATGAGAATCTTCATAAAACAATTTTTCCACTGTTGGTTCAAAATATAGTTTCGCAACCATCTGTGCCACTCGATCTTCGACTGTAGGTATTCCAAGTGTTCTTGTTCCACCATGCTTTTTGGGAATAGATACTGCTTTTACTGGTTTTGGAAAATAGCTTCCTGAGGACATACGATTCCATAGGTTGTACAGATTATTCTTCAAGTCTAGTTCGAAACTTTCAATAGACTGTTCATCAGTCCCGTATGTCCCTTTATTGGCTTTTACTCGTTCAAATGCAGTCAGAACTACATTCTTTGAAATACTAAACGGTTTTGTTTCTCGCATAGGTTCCTCCTCCTTTCAAAGTTGACCTATCTTTGAAACTGAATAACTCGGGTTCTTTGCTCCGCTTCTATTACAGAAGTTTCATAACTACTACAACCCAATCTGCCCCTATGACTGCATCGGTACTCTTTTCTTGTGGGTCTTCCACTTGAAATACTCCCTTAACATCAGTCCGTAGGTTCCCACGTTCCGTACAAACGCCTGTGTTATGTTCATGCCACCTTTATGCCGCCCACCACTTAGACAGTAAACAGGTTTCCTCTAAGCTCATCCTAAGTTAACGACTACCCCCTCGTTTTGATGGAGTCTCTACGCTTTCGACATTTCCGTAAGTGGTTCACATGACCATTCATCTCCATAACACGCACTTGACAGTTATTGACTGCCTTTTCCTTAACGCTCAATACCATAGCTTTTGACTACAGCACCTTAAGGTAGTTTGAAATCTCCACCTGTATGGCGACTCCGACGGGCCCACCGTCATCATTTGTACAGCATAGTTGCTTTGAGTAGTCTCGCTACTCACGCACACTTTCGTGGCGCACCATCATCCGCGTATCTCACGAACCTTAATCCTCTATTCTCAAGTTCTTTATCGAGTTCGTTTAACATAATATTGCTCAGTAATGGACTGAGGTTTCCTCCTTGCGGAGTACCAACCTGCGTTTCTTCATAGTTCCCATTTACCATTACTCCACTAACCAAGTATTTCCTAATTAGTGAGATGACGTCTCCATCTTCTATTGTGTTGGCT
This window encodes:
- a CDS encoding enoyl-CoA hydratase, translated to MVMEKLVRYEKAEGVATVTIDNPPMNVLSGQVTRELGEVFSALSEDPEVIVVILTGAGERAFMAGADIKEFPQWLHMNEDELKAMNLESHRVLNQIDEMAKPTIAMLNGITFGGGCELALTCDIRIAEDHAQIGLPEVKLGLFPGGGGTQRLPRLVGEAKAKELMFLGDPLTAQEAKEIGLVNQVLAKGEGMAAAQKMAQKMASYSLQALTRIKKTVNEGMELEFNKAIELEASYFAGVFQTEDVKEGVQAFIEKRSPNFKHR
- a CDS encoding group II intron maturase-specific domain-containing protein; protein product: MRSWRLQLKADKTLQDISNMFNKKIQGWSNYYGHFYKSEMYSVLRYINSCLVKWVRRKYKKRKYRRRAEYWLGAIARRERKLFAHWKYGLLPAMNNGSRMS
- a CDS encoding group II intron maturase-specific domain-containing protein, with amino-acid sequence MKSEKAANRVMKSIVRFIEEKLGLIVNAEKSKISHPKDLKFLGFGYYYDFSNKRYQVKPHLISVQKFQRKLRQLTKRNWSVPLDYRILKLKQVILGWVNYFRICNMKKVTQRIDEKLRSRIRVIIWKQWKVPRKQIKSLVQLGIPEEEAKGLTFCRKGYRYIGLSKVVQRAISNKRLKQRGVPSALERYLKVHTVI